A genomic stretch from Peromyscus eremicus chromosome 6, PerEre_H2_v1, whole genome shotgun sequence includes:
- the LOC131912330 gene encoding LOW QUALITY PROTEIN: splicing factor 3B subunit 2-like (The sequence of the model RefSeq protein was modified relative to this genomic sequence to represent the inferred CDS: inserted 2 bases in 2 codons; deleted 1 base in 1 codon): LRPPPPPGHYGAWAAQELQAKLAEIGAPIQRSREELVERLQTYXRQTGIMLNRPVLRGEDGNKAASPTSAQMSGIPMPPLPMGFPPLQPPPPGLGLGFTMADPPNLGPPSPLRVGELVALSKEERLKLAQQRAAVLMEQERQQEIAKMGTAIPRPPQDMGQLGVCTPLGPRVAAPVGPVVPTPTVLFMGAPVPRPWGLPPPPGDENREMDDPSVGPKIPQALEKILQLKESRQEEMNSEQEEEEMETDTRSSLGQSASETEEDTASISKKKKEKNRKRRNRKKKKRPQRVRPAFSESSGDREKDSAPSRGSDSPAPDFEIEYVTEEPKIYGPNFIFFKRIFEAFKLTDDVKKEKEKEPEKLDKMENPAVPKKGFEEEHKDSDDDSSDDKQEKKPEAPKLSKKKLCQMNRFTVAELKQLEARPDVVEMHDVTAQDPKLLVHLNATRNSVPMPRHWCFKRKYLQGKRGIEKLRFELPDFIKLTGIQEMREALREKEEQKTVKSKMREKVRPKMGKIDIDYQKLHDAFFKWQTKPKLTIHGDLLYYEGKEFEKRLKERKPGDLSEELRICLGMPVGPNAHKVPPPWLIAMQRYGPPPSYPNLKILGLNSPIPESCFFGYHAGGWGKLPVDETGKLLYEDVFGANAAEFQTKTEEEEIDRTLWGELEPSDEESSEEEEEDENGEDKPDQTGFIIPVDSGLITPGGFSSVPAVMETPELIELRKKKIEEAMDGRETPQLFTVLPERRTTTVGGAMMGSTHIYDMSTVKSXELQGVEVALAPEELELDPMAMTQKYEDHVQEKQAQVEKDDFSDMVAEHAAKQKQKKQKAQPQDSRGGSKKYKEFKF; the protein is encoded by the exons ttgcggccaccaccacctccaggccACTATGGCGCCTGGGCTGCCCAGGAGCTTCAGGCCAAATTGGCGGAAATAGGAGCTCCGATCCAAAGGAGTCGCGAGGAGCTGGTTGAGCGGTTACAGACCT ACCGCCAGACTGGCATCATGCTGAATCGACCCGTTTTAAGAGGAGAGGATGGGAACAAAGCGGCTTCTCCTACGTCAGCGCAGATGTCTGGGATTCCTATGCCACCACTACCTATGGGATTCCCACCTCTACAACCACCTCCACCAGGCCTTGGCCTTGGCTTTACCATGGCTGACCCACCAAATTTGGGACCCCCGTCTCCTCTCCGAGTTGGTGAGCTTGTGGCGTTATCAAAAGAGGAACGGCTGAAGCTGGCACAGCAACGGGCAGCTGTGTTAATGGAGCAGGAACGACAGCAGGAGATTGCCAAGATGGGCACTGCTATCCCTAGGCCTCCTCAAGATATGGGTCAGCTGGGTGTTTGTACTCCGCTGGGACCTCGAGTAGCTGCTCCAGTAGGTCCTGTGGTTCCCACTCCCACTGTTTTGTTCATGGGGGCCCCTGTTCCTCGCCCTTGgggtctccccccaccccctggagATGAGAACAGAGAGATGGATGATCCCTCTGTGGGCCCCAAGATCCCCCAGGCTTTGGAAAAGATTCTGCAGCTGAAGGAGAGCCGTCAGGAAGAGATGAACTctgagcaggaggaagaagaaatggagacagaCACTCGTTCATCTCTAGGACAGTCAGCATCAGAGACTGAGGAGGACACCGCGTccatatccaaaaaaaaaaag gagaaaaaccgGAAGCGGCGGAAccgaaagaagaagaaaaggcccCAGCGGGTGCGGCCAGCATTTTCAGAGAGCTCTGGGGACCGAGAGAAAGACTCAGCTCCATCTCGGGGCTCTGACTCCCCTGCTCCTGATTTCGAGATTGAATATGTGACTGAAGAGCCTAAAATCTATGGGCCCAACTTCATCTTTTTCAAGAGGATTTTTGAGGCTTTCAAGCTCACTGATGAtgtgaagaaggaaaaagaaaaggagccagaaaAACTTGACAAAATGGAGAACCCTGCAGTCCCTAAGAAGGGCTTTGAGGAGGAGCACAAGGACAGTGATGATGACAGCAGTGATGATAAACAGGAAAAGAAGCCAGAAGCCCCTAAGCTGTCCAAGAAGAAGTTGTGCCAAATGAATCGCTTTACTGTGGCGGAACTCAAGCAGCTGGAGGCTCGGCCTGATGTtgtggagatgcatgatgtgacaGCACAGGACCCTAAGCTCTTGGTTCACCTCAACGCCACCCGGAACTCCGTCCCTATGCCACGCCACTGGTGTTTTAAGCGCAAATACCTGCAAGGCAAACGAGGCATTGAGAAGCTCCGCTTTGAGCTGCCAGACTTCATCAAACTCACAGGCATCCAGGAGATGCGAGAGGCCCTGCGGGAGAAGGAAGAACAAAAGACCGTGAAGtcaaaaatgagagagaaggtTCGGCCCAAGATGGGGAAGATTGATATtgactaccagaaactgcatgatgcTTTCTTCAAGTGGCAGACCAAACCAAAGCTGACCATCCATGGAGACCTATTATACTACGAGGGGAAGGAGTTTGAGAAACGGCTGAAGGAGAGGAAGCCCGGAGATCTATCTGAAGAATTAAGGATTTGCTTAGGAATGCCAGTAGGACCCAATGCCCACAAAGTCCCTCCGCCGTGGCTGATTGCCATGCAGCGATATGGGCCACCCCCATCCTACCCGAACCTGAAAATCCTTGGGCTGAATTCACCTATCCCTGAGAGCTGTTTCTTTGGATACCATGCTGGTGGATGGGGCAAACTCCCAGTAGATGAAACTGGGAAGCTACTTTATGAGGATGTGTTTGGAGCCAATGCTGCTGAGTTTCAGACCAAAACTGAAGAGGAAGAGATTGATCGGACCCTTTGGGGAGAACTGGAACCATCTGATGAAGAGTCctcagaagaagaggaagaggacgaAAATGGTGAAGACAAGCCAGATCAGACTGGCTTTATTATACCTGTGGACAGCGGCCTCATCACTCCTGGAGGATTCTCATCTGTGCCAGCTGTAATGGAGACCCCTGAACTCATTGagctgaggaagaagaagatTGAGGAAGCAATGGATGGCAGAGAGACACCTCAGTTGTTCACTGTATTGCCAGAGAGGAGAACAACCACTGTTGGGGGAGCCATGATGGGATCCACCCACATTTATGACATGTCAACGGTTAAGA CGGAACTGCAAGGTGTGGAAGTAGCGCTGGCACCTGAGGAGTTGGAGCTGGACCCCATGGCCATGACCCAGAA